A part of Thiomicrorhabdus sediminis genomic DNA contains:
- the galE gene encoding UDP-glucose 4-epimerase GalE, with amino-acid sequence MTNLNILIVGGAGYVGSHMVKMLCKAGHTVTVLDNLSTGFRQTVKYGKLIVGDLADIHLLENLFAENKFDGVMHFAANSLVGESMVNPSKYYRNNVSNTLNLLDVMVRHSVKHFIFSSTAAIFGEPDYVPIDETHPKKPINPYGFSKLMIERILEDYADAYGLNSVSLRYFNACGADPEGEIGECHDPETHLIPLTLQVASGKRDSITVFGLDYSTDDGTCVRDYIHVNDLCSAHALALDYILSCKAQGALAFNLGNGAGFSVQQVIEVVKAVVAQDGCTLTIKNGERRLGDPAVLVADSTQAMTQMGWKPEYVDLETIVRHAWAWEKKQI; translated from the coding sequence GTGACTAATCTTAATATCCTTATTGTTGGCGGAGCAGGCTATGTTGGCTCACACATGGTGAAAATGCTTTGTAAAGCCGGGCATACAGTTACTGTGTTGGATAACCTTTCTACGGGGTTTCGTCAAACCGTTAAATATGGCAAGTTAATTGTTGGCGATCTTGCAGATATTCATTTGTTAGAAAATTTATTCGCTGAAAACAAGTTTGATGGCGTAATGCACTTTGCGGCGAATAGCTTAGTTGGCGAGTCTATGGTTAATCCTTCCAAATATTACCGCAACAATGTCAGTAATACGCTAAATCTACTGGATGTGATGGTTCGTCACAGTGTAAAACACTTTATCTTTTCATCAACAGCGGCTATTTTTGGTGAGCCTGATTATGTGCCAATAGATGAAACTCATCCAAAAAAACCAATTAATCCTTATGGTTTCAGTAAATTAATGATTGAGCGTATTTTAGAGGATTATGCTGATGCTTATGGTTTGAATTCGGTCAGTTTGCGTTACTTTAATGCATGTGGAGCGGATCCAGAAGGAGAGATTGGCGAGTGTCATGATCCTGAAACTCATTTGATTCCATTAACCTTGCAGGTAGCTTCAGGAAAAAGAGATTCGATTACAGTTTTTGGGCTTGATTACTCTACAGATGACGGAACATGTGTTCGTGATTATATTCACGTTAATGATTTGTGCTCAGCCCACGCTTTGGCGTTAGATTATATTTTATCGTGCAAAGCACAAGGTGCTTTAGCATTTAATTTGGGAAATGGGGCAGGATTTTCCGTGCAACAAGTTATAGAAGTTGTTAAAGCAGTTGTAGCACAGGATGGTTGCACCTTAACCATAAAAAATGGAGAGCGTAGGCTCGGTGATCCAGCAGTACTAGTCGCAGATTCAACTCAAGCTATGACGCAAATGGGATGGAAGCCTGAATATGTCGATTTAGAAACTATTGTTCGTCATGCATGGGCATGGGAAAAGAAACAAATCTAA
- a CDS encoding YjbH domain-containing protein gives MNWFPLKGSVSNFSLSVMLLGGILLSDFSNAKSLRVTQNANGPTGLVMMPTARMFDEGEWSIQFSGDHPYTRYVVTAQPLPWLQALFKYTDIATKPYGPASFSGSQTYKDKSTDIKVRLVKETYFLPEVSLGINDIGGTGLFSGEYLTASKQIKNMDFTLGMGWGYLGKREHLKNPFTYLSSFFDSRASLTGNAGNLTKFKPFSGKGVSLFGGAEYHFDSLPLVAKVEYDANNYRNEPAGGDLKQDIPINFDVVYSPSKHVDLHAGVVRGNTLMLGLSLRTNLTSKGPEKYFDPKPVEVNDSTVYKSTRDWKDVANEISLSSGYAVESIEKGDGSVIVSGQPKAFQDSAMGIGRVARVLVNQEELEDVNSIVVSDTAFGQEVVAVKLDKATFEKAANLEIDQSEILEKTEFLPGSEKQNSDSVKSMLFDSKQHRFNYQILPFFAASYGGPDSFVLYQLGLSLDTNYFLNKNRWASGSVQLGLADNYNLYKVDGYSKLPPVRTYIKDYLKTSKLRIQNLQFNDFEKLGDNWFAIGYAGYLESMYAGVGAEVMYRPLGNWAVGLDLNHVKQRDFDQRFGLRDYSVTTGHLTGYYENKDDILFKVSAGRYLAKDVGVTIDFSRKFRSGARLGFWATKTNVSAEDFGEGSFDKGFYMTFPMNLFTFKSTRDTANFRWQFLTRDGGQKLVKKYELYDMTDTRSLKFMKNSFDHVLR, from the coding sequence ATGAATTGGTTTCCCCTAAAAGGTAGCGTTAGCAATTTTTCACTTTCTGTAATGCTTTTGGGTGGAATACTGCTAAGCGATTTTTCAAACGCAAAATCTTTGAGAGTTACGCAAAATGCTAATGGGCCAACGGGCTTGGTTATGATGCCAACTGCTCGAATGTTTGATGAAGGTGAGTGGAGTATTCAATTTTCTGGTGACCATCCCTATACGCGTTATGTAGTTACCGCTCAGCCATTGCCATGGCTACAGGCGTTGTTTAAATATACCGATATCGCCACCAAACCTTATGGCCCAGCAAGTTTTTCCGGAAGTCAGACGTATAAAGATAAATCGACGGATATTAAAGTCCGTCTGGTAAAAGAAACCTATTTTTTGCCAGAGGTATCCTTAGGAATTAATGATATTGGTGGAACAGGTCTGTTTTCCGGTGAATACTTAACTGCCAGTAAACAAATTAAAAATATGGATTTCACCCTGGGAATGGGGTGGGGTTATCTGGGTAAGCGTGAGCACTTAAAAAATCCATTCACCTATCTATCAAGTTTTTTTGATTCCCGAGCATCGCTAACAGGAAATGCCGGTAACTTGACTAAGTTTAAACCGTTTTCAGGAAAAGGTGTTTCACTATTTGGTGGCGCGGAATACCATTTCGACAGTTTGCCGTTGGTCGCCAAGGTTGAGTACGATGCCAATAATTACCGAAATGAACCTGCAGGTGGAGACCTGAAACAGGACATTCCAATCAATTTTGATGTTGTTTATTCCCCAAGCAAACATGTTGATTTACATGCCGGAGTTGTTCGCGGCAATACTTTGATGCTGGGTCTTAGTTTACGCACTAATTTAACTTCAAAAGGCCCTGAAAAGTATTTTGATCCAAAGCCGGTTGAGGTTAATGATTCTACTGTCTATAAATCCACAAGAGATTGGAAGGATGTCGCTAATGAGATTTCACTATCATCCGGTTATGCTGTTGAGTCGATTGAGAAGGGAGACGGTTCAGTAATTGTGTCTGGGCAGCCTAAAGCATTTCAGGATAGTGCTATGGGAATTGGGCGTGTAGCCCGAGTGTTGGTCAATCAAGAAGAGCTTGAAGATGTTAATAGTATAGTTGTTAGTGATACAGCATTTGGGCAAGAAGTTGTGGCAGTCAAGCTCGATAAGGCAACTTTTGAAAAAGCTGCCAATCTTGAGATTGATCAGAGCGAAATCCTTGAAAAAACGGAGTTTTTACCGGGTAGTGAAAAGCAAAATTCAGACAGTGTGAAATCTATGTTGTTTGATTCTAAACAACATCGCTTTAACTACCAAATACTCCCTTTTTTCGCAGCAAGTTATGGTGGTCCAGATTCTTTTGTTTTGTATCAGTTGGGTCTCAGTCTCGATACGAATTATTTTTTGAACAAGAATCGCTGGGCCAGTGGCTCTGTTCAGCTTGGGTTAGCTGACAATTATAATCTCTACAAAGTTGATGGCTATTCAAAATTGCCGCCTGTTAGAACATATATTAAAGACTATCTAAAAACTTCCAAGTTGCGGATTCAGAATCTTCAATTTAATGATTTTGAGAAGTTGGGTGATAACTGGTTTGCAATTGGTTATGCCGGTTATTTGGAATCGATGTATGCAGGGGTTGGTGCCGAGGTGATGTATCGTCCGTTAGGTAATTGGGCGGTTGGGTTAGATTTAAACCATGTCAAACAGCGAGATTTCGATCAGCGATTCGGTTTGCGGGATTATTCAGTGACTACAGGGCACCTTACAGGTTATTACGAGAACAAGGACGATATCTTGTTTAAAGTCTCTGCAGGGCGCTATTTGGCTAAAGATGTCGGTGTTACGATTGATTTTAGTAGAAAGTTTAGAAGCGGCGCTCGCTTAGGTTTCTGGGCAACAAAAACAAATGTATCGGCTGAAGATTTTGGTGAAGGTAGTTTTGATAAAGGTTTTTATATGACCTTTCCAATGAATTTATTTACTTTCAAATCAACGCGAGATACCGCTAATTTTAGATGGCAGTTCTTAACTCGTGATGGTGGTCAGAAGTTAGTCAAAAAATATGAGTTATATGATATGACTGATACAAGAAGTCTTAAGTTTATGAAAAACTCATTTGATCATGTTCTTCGTTAA
- the rfbC gene encoding dTDP-4-dehydrorhamnose 3,5-epimerase — translation MNFIPQSIPDVILVQPKVWGDDRGYFVETFRQDKFEEAIGYKVDFCQDNESKSIKGVLRGLHYQLPPFAQSKLVRVIDGRVLDVAVDIRMGSPTFGQHVAVELSAENKQQLFIPQGFAHGFVVLSDSAIFAYKVDSYYSPECDRGLAFNDPTLQIDWQLSADELKLSEKDKKQPNLSNLDGGFEYGK, via the coding sequence ATGAATTTCATTCCTCAATCTATTCCTGACGTGATCTTAGTGCAACCCAAAGTTTGGGGCGATGATCGAGGCTATTTTGTTGAAACGTTTCGTCAGGATAAGTTTGAAGAAGCGATTGGCTATAAAGTGGACTTTTGTCAAGACAACGAATCCAAATCAATTAAAGGGGTGCTACGCGGATTGCATTATCAATTACCACCTTTTGCACAAAGCAAACTTGTACGGGTTATTGACGGCAGAGTGCTAGATGTGGCTGTTGATATCAGAATGGGTAGTCCGACATTCGGGCAACATGTCGCCGTAGAGCTTAGTGCGGAAAATAAACAACAGTTGTTTATTCCTCAAGGTTTTGCCCATGGTTTTGTGGTGCTGAGTGATTCCGCTATTTTTGCCTATAAAGTTGATAGCTACTACTCACCTGAGTGCGATCGAGGTTTAGCGTTCAATGACCCCACATTACAAATTGATTGGCAATTATCAGCAGACGAATTGAAGCTTTCTGAAAAAGACAAAAAACAACCGAATCTGTCCAATTTAGATGGCGGCTTTGAATATGGCAAATAA